The DNA window CAGAAAAAAGAAGATTCGATAATGATCGAAATCTTTGCTCGGTGCAACGGACCTGCTATCAGGACACCCTGTTGGTGTATAATCAGTCTGTCGGGAAGACGCGGAGCACGTCTGACTGGGTCAGGATCCCGACCGGACTCCCGTTCTCGACGACGATCAGACGGCCGATCTCCCGCTCCTTGAACCGCTTCACCACCTCGAAGAGGCGAACCCCGCCGTCGGCTTCGATCACGTCGGGGGTCATCACCGTCGAGACGGGTGCACTGACCGGCAATCCCTCGTCGATCGCCCGGACGATGTCAGAGATCGTAACGATTCCTTTCATCGCCTCGTCGTCCATCACCGGAGCCCCGTGGATGTTTCTGGTATGGAAGAGATGGATCGCTTCGCTGATCGTCGCACTGGTGGCGAGCGTCAGGAGCGGTGTCGACATGTAGCAGCGGATCGGCAGCTTTGGAAGTGAGATCATCTCTGAGATCGAGATGATCAACCCCTGGTCGACCTCATCCTTCCCAAAGACCTCGCCCCGCACAAAGAGTTTGTTCACCGGCGTCGGGCCGATGGCCACCTGGTCGCCGATATCAAACCCCTTCACCGATCCGATCACCTTCACCACCGCATGGCAGACATCCGGGTGGCAGAGGGTGGTGAAGTCGATCTCGGTCGCCGAGACGCCAGGGAGTTCCTCTCCCCGCCGGGTGATCCGGACCTTGGCCTCACCGTCTGCAACCGATATGCTCAGTTCCTTGTAGGCGCGGGCGGTCGGGTTGTACCCCCCTTTGGGCCCTGGCACCCCGTCGACCAGTTCGAGTGCCTTCAAGGCCTGCATCTGATTTCTGATCGTGCCCGGGTTCCGCTTGATCACCTCAGCGATCTCCTCACCCTTGATCGGGTGCGAGTGCTGGTGATAGAGGGTGATCAGGGTGATCAGGATGTCCTTCTGGATGAGCGAAAGATCCATAATGATTAATCATACGGTTATCTTAAATAGGTTGGCGCACCGGCCATTCTCTGTTCAGAGCAGGGTCAGCCAGGCCCAGGCTCCCGTGGCTGCGCACCCGAGCAGAAATCCGAGGATCGTGCCGCCGTTCAGGGGTGGCAGCCCGGCCTGGGGCTTTCCGGTGTTCACGAACCAGAGGAGGACTGCGAGTCCAACGACGGACCCTGCCATCGCTCCGAGCGCAGGGAGGTTCAACCCGAGCGGTAACGTGGCTGGGAGGAAGACCGCGGCTGAGACGACCAGGATCGAGGGCATGATCAGATCTCCCATCCCGATGATGAAGGCCCCGCGCTCCCCGTCCCCGCCGAGGTCCCCGACCCCATCTCTGATAAACGAGTAATCCCGTTTCTTGGGGACCACGAAGAGGATCGGGGTCTTGAGACCGATGACCCCCTCGGCCAGGGCGATCATATGCTTGGTCCGGTAGACCGAGATCGCATCGTAGACAGCCAGCAGCAACAACAGCAGGAGCACCGGCAACAGACCGAGCGAGACACCGAATATCGCCGCGACGCCGGCCCCAAGCAGCAGCCCGAGTCCGTCGATCACGTACCATTCGGGATACCGGTACAGCAGCAGCGAGGCCAGGGCTCCGAGGAGGACGGCCAGTCCAAGGCCGAGGAGCGGGTCCGACAGCAGAGGAAAGACGAGGGCCTGGAAGATGTACACGAACGTCAGCCAGATCGAGAGGCCGATCACGGCGGAGATCAGTTTGAGGTGGTTGGCCCTGATCAGCACCAGCAGAAAGAGCGTGAAGGCCAGCATGATCACGATGAAGATCACCGGATCCGTGAGTGAGGTCGGGTCTTCGAATGCAGTGATCCCTGCGCTCTTCATCAGCGGGGCGAAGAGTACGGCCCCGGTCTCTACGATCAGCAGCATCAGCAGGATACCGAAGAATGGGATCAGGTTGGTCAGCTTCATGGATAGGTAACTTAAAATATACACCGCCATTACCTAAAAGTATGGATATACGCGAATCTCTTCTTGATATCATTCTGACCATTGTACTGGTCATTTCAACCCTGGTGCTGGTCTTCCGGCTCTGGCAGGATGTGACGATCGCGGTCGCTGCCACGCTGATGATGCTCGCCCTGGGCGGGCTTTTCCTCTCGTTCGGGGCCAAAATCTCCATCCTCGACAATACCCTGATCGTGCGCGAACGGTCGATGCGGCTGAACCTTGAGGAGACCTCTCTGATGATGAGCGAGAAGTACGAGACGACTGTGGCGCAGATCGATGCGATCATCCAGGACTTCTCGCGCAGGATGTACCGCTGACATGGGTGTTGCTCTCCGTGAGGTGCTGACCGAGTACAAGCATCCCAGAACCTGGGAGACCCTGGCCGGGACCGCCGCCATCGACGGGAACAATGCCCTTTACCAGTTCCTCTCGATCATCCGGCAACCGGACGGCACCCCGCTGATGAACAGCGAAGGGAGGATCACCTCTCACCTCTCCGGGGTCTTCTTCCGCACGCTCCGGTTCCTTGAGAAGGGGATCCGCCCGGTGTATATCTTCGACGGCAAACCCCCTGCTCTGAAACAGGAGACGATCGAGAGCCGGCGGGAGGTGAGACGGGAGGCCGGCGTCCAGTGGGAGGCTGCTCTGGCCCGGGGGGACCAGGAGGAGGCGTACAAACAGGCCCGTGCCTCCTCCCGGGTCACTCCTGAGATCATCGCCACCTCAAAAGAGCTGCTGACCCTGATGGGCGTCCCCTGCGTGCAGGCTCCGTCCGAGGGGGAGGCCCAGGCCGCCTCGATGGCCGCTTCCGGGGCGGTCACCTACGCCGTCTCGCAGGACTACGACTCCCTCCTCTTCGGAGCCCCGCTGCTGGTCAGGAATCTGACCGTCTCGAGCAAACGGCGGGTGCAGGGGAGGACGATCGCAGTCCAGCCCGAGTCGATCCGTCTCGATGAGGTGCTCGGGGGACTCGGGATCACCCGTGAACAGTTGATTGAGGCCGGCATTCTGATCGGCACCGACTTCAACCCCGGCATTAGGGGAGTCGGACCGAAGACAGCGCTGAAGATCGTGAAGAAGGACGGGTTCGCCGACATGATCGCCGAGAAGTTACCGGACTTCGACCCGTCCCCGATCCTACAGTTCTTCCGCTCCCCGCCGGTGATCGCCAACCTCTCCCTGGACTGGCAGCCGCCGGACCAGGCAGGGATCGAGGATCTCCTCTGTGGGGAGTACGGGTTTGCAACAGAACGGGTAAGAACTGCCCTTCAGAAGATCAGCGGCCCTCCCGGGCAGAAGACCCTGGACCGCTGGTTCTGATTTTTTTGCGTTGAAAGTGGAAAAGACGGGGGAGTGATTGGAAAATTTATTCCGTAACCAGCCGGGAAATTTTCCGGGGAACATCCCTTCGTCAAAAACACAGGATGATACCGGACAGAACATTTTTTGGAATATCCACAGAATAATGAATAAGAGGAGATGTCTGGATGAATTTTTTCGAATTTCTTTTCATCACCTCCTCATTACTTCTTATTTTGCTTGGAATTTTTGTTTTCACCCGGGACCCGAAAAGTCCCCTGCACCAGGCATTCCTGTTGTTAACCCTTGGTGCGTTCTGGTGGGCGTTCTCCTTATTCATGTTCAGGTATTCATCCACCTATTCCGAAGCTTACTTCTGGATGAGAATGAGTGCCTTCTGGACGTTTGTCCCTGCTTTATCGTTGAATTTTATCTGGATATTCAGACGATCTGCTGCACAACGGGGGAGTATCTGGATATATCCGTTCATATACATCCCTGCAATAATCTTCTGCATCCTTGAACTGGTAACGGATGTTATCAATGTCAGACCTGTCAGTGAATATTGGGGATATTCCTTTGGTCTGTCAGAAAACCTGTGGATCTATTATATCGAACTCGCATGGGCATTTAGCCTGATCATCATCTCACTGCTCGTCTGCCTTCACTATTACCTGAGTACTCGTGATATCCGGAAGAAGAAGCAATCCCAATTTATTTTGATTGGATTTGCTTGCCCTGCGATTGCTGTTTTCATGTATCTCATCATATTGCCAGTTTTCGGCATCGCGGTTCTACCGGTCATCAGCATCGCTTTTCCAGAGATAGTCATTATTTTTGTCCTCATCTTCTCCATCTTTGTCGGGTATGCGATCTGGAAGTACGATCTCTTTGTCCTGACACCTGCGACAGCGGCCGACACGATCATCTCCACCATGACAGACCTGTTGATCATGCTGGATGGAGAAGAGAACATCGTTGTGGTGAACCGTGCGACGAGGGAGATGCTTGGATATACTGAAGATGAACTCATCGGAAGTCCAGTGAGCATATTGATCGGTGACCACCCTGAAAAACCCGATTTTTTGGCTGATATAATCAACAATGGGGGTTCGCTCTCTGATATAGAGATGGTATGCCGGAAAAAAGACGGGACCGCCATGCCTGTCAGTGTTTCCGGTTCGGTCATTAGTGATAATGCCCGGAGCATCTCCGGCGTTGTCATCGTATTACGGGACATCACCGAACGGAAACAGGCGGAGAATGCACTGATACTGGTATTGGAAAAATTGAAAAAAATTAATCTCCTCTCCAGCATCACCCGGCATGATATCCTCAACCAGCTGACTGTACTGAAAGGCTATCTTGAGCTCGCAGAGACACTGGAACATGATCAGGATATCGTCATGTATCTAAAAGAGATGCAGGAGATAACTGATGTGATCGACGAACAGATATCGTTTATGAAGGATTACGAGGAGATGGGCGTGCGGGAACCTGTATGGCATGATGTTGCTGCAGGAATTCGGCGATCCATTGCCTCCCTCCCGATGCGAAATGTCAGGACGGTGATCGATATGCATGGTGTAGAGGTGTTTGCTGATCCGCTCTTTGAGAAGGTATTCTACAACCTCATCGATAACGCGTTACGGTATGGTGGGGAGAATCTTACCATAATCCGATTCATGGCCACTGAATCTGGTGCGGGAATCCTACTTGTCTGTGAAGATGATGGCAGCGGGATCTCTCCTGATGACAAAAAAAACCTGTTCATGAAAGGATTTGGGAAACATACCGGTCTTGGTCTCTTCCTGGTCAGGGAGATCCTTTCGATCACTGGTATCACCATCACCGAGAACGGGGGGTCGGGACAGGGAGCCCGGTTCGAGATCATCGTGCCGCAGGAAGCGTACCGGTTCCCCGACATGCACTAACGGTGCAACATGTGGGTCCAAAACCCACCTTCACCGGTAATCCCAAATTGATACACAAAAATCCGCTGAATGGAGCGTTCTGGTCACCGGCTGCGTACATATGACCTGCACCCCTCGTTAGAGATTTCCGCTGCATGTGAAGAGAACGAAGGCTGTTAGGTAATGGTGCGTTCACCACTCCACCTGTCAGAAAAAGGATGGATCTGTCGGGGGATGAACGTATTCCCGGGCACGCTACTCGTCAGCAGAACTGCTAACCGCCGGGGCAGGTTCTCTTCTCTCCCGTACAATGACTGAGAACACGAAGGTAGCGATGGAGAGTACGAACCCGATCAGCGTGGAAAAATGGAAGCCATGCATGAATGTGCCAAGATCCAGGTCGGAAAATGCTACAATACCCCCTCCTGCAGTTGTAATCGTAAAAGCCGTTGCATAGAGCGCAATACCAATAACACTTCCGAGATATATTGCCGTGACCATCAGGGATGATCCGGTCCCTTCTTCGCCAGGGGGGGCATGATCTACAACTCTACTGGCAACCGGTCCTCCGGCAAATCCCCAGAACAGGCCCATCAGGATGAGACCTGCTAAGAGCGGAACAACTCCCATCTCCGGGAGAATTATCAGGTAGATTCCGTTCACTGCAATCAATACCAGACATGCTGCAAGAGCGAACGGTCTGCGGCCGATACTATCCGACCATCTCCCGAGCGGGATCCCGATGATCGTCGTGAGTGCGGGTGGAATCAGCAGATACAGACCGCTCATTGCCGTATCGAACTGCATGCCCGCCTGCAGGAAGAACGGCAGGAGGTACAGCATCCCCGCGTATATAACATTCATGATGAGAAATGCGAGGAATACTGCAGTGAATCTCCATGCGGTAAAGACCCGGATGTTCATCAGCGGCGTTGTACACCGGAGTTCTCGAAGAAGAAACGCGATGGTACATACAAGACAGAGAACGGTGCAGATCTGTATTTGCTGATCGGTGATGCCCAGATGGGGAATACGTTCCAGGGTATAAACCCCGAATCCCATCATGCCGAAGAGCGCGACAGCACCGAACAGGTCGAACGGCTGTTTTTTCCGGGTGTTGTCCTCTGGAATGACATGCAGGGCAAACGGCAGAGCAAGGAGTCCTATTGGGATATTGATCAGGAAGACCCAGTGCCAGGAGAGGTAGTGAGTGAGGAACCCGCCGATCGCAGGGCCTGCAGCAAATCCGATGGAGCTTGCCATGGTCATGGCACCAAGGGCCATCCCCAGCATGGTTTTTGGGAGGTATGTCACGCAGAGCAGGGGTGCGGATGCAGCGATCATGGCCGCCCCTATTCCCTGGAATATGCGGGAGACAAGAAGTATTCCAAAATCGGGAGAGAGTCCGCATACGGCGGATCCCAGGGTGAAGATGAGGAGGCCGCCGAGGAATATCTTTCGGAGAAGACCGCGTTCTGCAACTTTTCCAAAGACGAGAATGAGTCCTGCCATCATCAAGAGATAGGTGATGACGACCCAGGAGACCGTCCCAGTATCGGTGCCGAATGATTCGGATATCTGCGGGAGGACAACATTCACAATAGAACCATCGAGCCCGTCCAACAGCATCCCGATTGTGGCAGCAATGAGGAGGAGTTTCTGATACAGGGGGTCGGTGATGATTCTGGACATGTGGGAAGAAAGTCTGTTGAGAAGGTTCCTATATGTTTGTGTTATCGGTGTGATGGATGGTCTGTATCGGGAGGATTTGCTTGATTCTCAAGGGTATGCCGCTTCCCGGGAAAGGGGGCAGGCATTCCTGAACAGATGACGGTGGGGAGATACTCTCCTTCCCATTCTGAGGCTATATCAATGCGGAATAAGGTAACCAGACGAATAACTGCAATTATTTTTTCACTCAACGCCGCACTTATGTCTCTTCTCTGTGTATGATTAACTACGACACCGTGCTCTCCCTGATAAGAGCGGATGTACTGGTGTCACAGATGCGAACATGAAAGCCTGCCCATTCAACCTGGTACATACCCGGTTACAATGGGACCGGTGTATCCAGGTCTGATCACAATGGCAGAGAAGTTAACAATGGTGAAAGAATGAAGTTCAGATCGAAGTATCTTATGTCAGGGGTTTTGATGCTCCTGCTGATATCTCTGACCCTGATAGGATCAGTCAGTGCCGAGACAAAGATAAACAGTCTCCCGTACACGATTACATCTCCAGGAAACTATGTCCTGGGAGATTATTCCCATGACTACAAGGGTTCCGTGGGTATCACTGTCATGTCCTCAGATGTGACGATAGATGGACAAAACCTTGAATTCAGTGCAGTGGACAAATTGGATTCCAACTCCATTGGTATCAAGGTCTCGAGTTACATGAAGTGTGGAGTCCTGTACACGCCCCACAATGTGAAAATTCAGAATTTCAAAATTAGCGGGTTTGCCACTGGTATCGTCTTCGACAGGGTCAAGGACTCTGTTATTACGAAGAACGAATTCATGGACAACGTCAAAAGTGTAACCCTCAAATCGACCACCCATACTACAATCAATTACAATACCTTCACCAAGGATACAGGGGTCGGGATCACAGCAGAATCCGGATCAACTGAAACAGGTATCCTTACAAACACCTTCAACTCCGAGAAGCTTGCAATGCAGCTGAACGGTGGTTCGACCACTGCGACGATCAAGGGGAACAAAGTTTTAGCAACCACCGATCCCGAAGATGCCGAGAATATCGGGATTAAGATCGACGGATCGAGCGGAAATGCAATCTACAACAACCTCTTCAACACCTTCAACAATGTGAAGGCGACCAACACCGCCAACACCTGGTACCTGCCCACTCTTGGAAGGAACATCGTTGGGGGAGATTCGATCGGCGGTAACGCCTGGATGATGCCGGATGATACCGGATTTTCACAGATTAAGTCCGACGACAATGGGGATGGATTCGTAGATACACCCTATATCATCAACAACCTGAACAAGGACGTGATGCCACTGAAGGCCTGATGAGAACATAGAAGTACTACCATTCTCATATTTGCGATGCCGGCCGGTCCCGTAACCCGGGACTCCGGTCAGGTATCACCTCCTTCTGGTCAATTCTGTTTAGAGAATCTGATTCCTGTAAAACACGCTGCCATCAGCAGGAGCGCACCCCGCTTCGCAGGGCTCGCATAGAAACGTCCTCCTGCTGAACTGCTGAAGAACGCTACCTGACGATGTATCTGCAGTAACGTCCGGATGATGCCTGATGTCGACGGAGATGGATCTTTTGACAGCACGAACTGCCAGCCGACAGTCACCGCAACACGCTTTTTCACCAGGCAGGAACCAGGACCTTCTGCTGAAGTTCCCTGCAGTCGACCAGATCTGAGATGAGAGATTTCAGAACCATTTCAATGTGAAACTGGTAGACTGAACGAATAACTGCAATTATTTTTTCACTCAACGCCGGACTTATCTCTCTTCTCGTGTATGATTACCTGTGACACGGTGATTCCCGGGATGTTGATGGGAGTCGTGGTGTCACGGATATACGCTGAAAAATTGTGTATTCAGCCCGATCACCATGCCCTCTTCCAAGGGGGCTGTCGATATCCTGGTATGAGCACAATGCTGGAGAAGAGTGAAAAATGAAGATCGGATCACAGTATCTCATATCAGGGGCCCTGATGCTTGCTGATATCCCGACCTCAGTTGGATCGGTCAGTGCCGAAACGGATTTCCGACCTCCGCCGTACATGATTACGGATCCGGGCACCTCTGTGCTGGCGGGTACTTTCAAGGATTGTCAGGGTGCTCTGGGTTTCATTGATAGGACGTCAAATGTGGTGATCGACAGTGAGGTCAGAGAGAACAGACTGGTATCTTGGTCGCGATCATCATGGAATTGTCAGAGCCAATAGATCTCCTCCAATGTGAGCGTTCAGCATTTCATTCTGGTGAATACAACACCGCCGTCGACACTTTCAATAGAGTGGAGGCGCCAGCACCAGGAGCATGACCACCGAACAGCGCCGGCAGTCCATCGATCGAGGATGATACCTGATGACAAGTGAGGGTGGATGTGTGGATGCCCCTCTCTCATCATCAACAGGAAGAAGGATGTGATGCTGCTGAAGGTCTGAAGGGAATGTGAGACTCAGAATCACCTATCTATTTGCGATGCCGGACAGATCCGCAACCTGGGGTCTGACCTGGCACCACCTCCTTGTAGTCGATCCACTTTTGAAGATACGCTCTTCTCTCAAACGCTTGTCGGGTTCGCATCGAAATGATCCGTCTCTCTGTGCCAGCGAAAAGGACCTTCTCTCTCCAGATCACAACCTGCACATTTATACCACGAAAAGGGAAGATCCTGCTGATATGTACCCGGGGACAGGAGAACCTCAAAAGAACAGGGTTATCCCCGGCAGCGTGATCCACCTCTTATGGGGCATGGTTCTTCTTACTATCCCCTTTTGTGCCCTGATCGTGTTTATTCCCCTGGAGATATACCGGTTTTATGGTAATTTCCTTGAGGTGGGCGTTGCCCTCATCTGCATGATATCCTGCCTGTATGCCTATCGCGCCTGGTCGGAACGAATCATTATCGTACTTGCTGCATTTGCTTTTGGTGAATATGCACTCTCCAACACGTTCTGGTACCTGTACTCGATCGTGCTCGGGAGACAGAATGTATTCTTTACCATATCTGAACTGGGATTTATAGGATTCATGCTCTTTTTTATCGTTGCATTCCGCATCGAATTCCCACAGAAACCCCGCCCGGTTTCATCACGAATCGTGATGGGGTCCCTTTTTTTGTTCATTGCTCTACTGGTTCTGGGGATATCTGGTGTGACCCTGAACACGGCCCTGTTTATATTCCGTCTTCTGATTCTGACACTGTTCATGGATGGCGCGTTGGACCATGGCGTTGATCAGCATCCCCTGCTCTGGCCGGGCATCTGCCTGTGGAGTTCTGCCTCTATCCTTGATGGACTCAGAGATACTGTCGTTATTACGTACGCCGAAAGGGTTGGAGCGATACCTTTCACCGCAAACCATCTGACCGCGTATGATCTTTTGAGTATTGTCGGGCCGCTCTTTATCCTCTCCTTCCTTCTGATTCAACTGGGGATTTTCAGGTATATCAATTCCCAAAAGAACTGAATTTCTACGGGGATCGTATCAGGGCGATGTGAAATCGATCACTGCCAGATGACAGGGGATCCATTACAGGGAATCAGTCTTTTTAAACAGGATTGGCAGGTTCACATGGTAGCAGGTGAGCAGAAAGAAGAACAAGACCACCGGGAAGATGAGATCGATGATGGTGCCGATCAACTGGTAATGTTCTGATAACAGGTTGAAGATCGCGTGGATTGTTACGGCAAGCGTATAAAACCCGAACAAGAGGATCGGAAGCGCTCCACGGTCAAAATTTTTGATAAGGACAATGCCATACCCGATGATCCCGCATGTGCACCCATGCATCAGGGAGGTTGAAAACGACCGGGCGAGGATACTCAAAACAGGTACGAGCGTGAGCTGGAGGGCACTGGGATCGATGACAGTCCAGGTTTCAATGATGGAGAATCCAATGCCTGCAGCCATCGCATAGGTCAGCAGATCTTCGTCGCTGTTCTTTACACCCATGATAACTGGAATGATGATCGGAAGTGCCTTGAAAAATTCTTCCACGAGAGGGGATACCGTAAGGGAGTAGGGGAGTGTGGGAAATGCAGGGGAAAATATCGGAAAAAGAAGGTTTACCGGTATGGTTGCTACAATACCCCAGAGGAGATAGATCATGAATTTTTTACCACGGTAGCCTATAAACGCTATAAGAAAAAGGATAGGCAGAAGGTAGGCGGCTACAAGGATGATCTCCATATCAGTTCTCCTGCAAACGGGGAATCTCTTCAGACAGAATCCGACCCTGCTGTGAAACAGCGCCGTGACTGGCGTGTGGATCTCTCTCTCACAGATATCAGGTTTTTACAGATAATAAGATCAGGGGTGGATGGTGTCGAGACGACATTGAAACGCCCGGATCTGATGAGTGAAATTTTTTTTTCAGTTATCAGCGGGTATTTATGAATTCACAACAAGATTAAGAATCAATGTAATGGCTGGTGTGGTCGATGACCGACCCGCCGGCACTGTCATCGATATGAGCGTATGCCTTGCATCATTCAACGGTTCATCACCTGATAAGTCCCTGACAGAAGAGGGCCGGGTGTGGACCTGTCGGTTGGGTGATGAATGCAGATATGGTATGGAGTTTAATTATGGATGAAGTAAGGGACGGGGGAGGCATTGTCCAGCGAAGATCGGGGTTTTCATTCGGTACCGGGAGATATGCCGATGGTACTGATGAATTTTCGGCAATTGATGAACCTGCCGATATGACGGAAAAGGTGATCTTTCTTGAGCCAGGGGAGGAGAGAGCCCAGAATATTGTAAAGGCGATGGCTCACCAGAATGCCGGGGACGTCGTTCAGCTCCTCTCACTGGAAGGGCCGCTCCGGCTCTCCATTATTGCTGAACGGCTGGATATTTCCTTAAATACTGCAAAATATCATATTGAAAACCTTATGAATGCTGGAATCCTGGAGATCTCCGATACCCGGTACAGTGTGAAAGGGAAGAAAGTCAAGATCTACCGATTGAAGAACCAGGTCTTCATCGTCGCTCCAAAGATGACCTGTCTTGCGGAGGTCCGAAGGGCTCTGACGAAATACTGCACAGCCCTTGGGATCTTTATCAGTGTATTTGGTGTTGCGCTGGTCCAGCCGTTTGTAGATCTGCCAGCGGTTCCTCTGCAACTATCCGGATCGATTCAGCCGGGTTCAACGGTCCCGACAGCAGTTCTGACAGATAGTGGTATCATCCCGGCGTTGATCATTGCAGCGGCAGTCACCCTTCTCCTGCTGGTGATCTATGAGATGCATACCACCTGGAAGAACCGGCAATCCTGTGTTTGACCAGTGGAACCTGATATCGTCAGGGTACTCTCTAAAATAGGGATATTTCGGGTCAGCCCGTAATTCCCACTTATTTAATTTTAATTCTATTGTTCACAGTTGCTTCCAGACGAACCGGAACCGTTGGTAGGCAGTGTAGTGACCGAGCACCCCAAAGAGGCCGAGTACCCAGCCGAGCTGGGTCAGCCCAAAGTACTGACCCGGGAAGATCATACCGAGGATCCCGGCCAGGATCACCAGCACGAGCCGGTCGGCCCGGCCGAGCAGCCCGCCGTAGTACCGCCCGACTCCGACGGCCTGGGCCTGGGTACCTAAGTATGACGACATCAGCACCCCGGTCAGGGCGAAGACCCCGATCTGCCAGGAGACCGCACCGCCCGCGAAGATACCGGTGATGATGAAGATGTCGGCGTACCGGTCGACGGCGTGGTCGAGGAAGTCCCCTTTCTTGGACTGAAGGCTACCGGCCCTGGCCACCGCCCCGTCCAGCGCATCGAAGACGGCGTTCAGGGCGACCATCACCACTCCAAGGCCGAGTGAACCTTTATAGAATGCGACCCCCGCTCCGCCGGCCGCAAAGAACGAGAGGATCGTCAGGGCGTTGGGGGTCAGGTGCAGTCTCTGCGCCAGGGCGACGAACGGGGGGAAGAAACGGGCCACATGCGGGCGGTAGGAGTCGAGGGTCATAGCAGGTCTCCGAGCATCGTCGACCAGTCGATCGATCCGCAGGACGGGGGGACCGTTCCGTTGACGAACCCCTCGATCAGGTCGGCGCAGTCCTCTGGTGAACGGTCGGTGGTATCGATCTCCAGCAGGTTCTCCTCTCCATGAATATCGTAGGCCTCGGAGAGGATCAGGTCCATCGCTTCGGCCTCGCAGTTCTCCCGGATCTTTTCGGCACTGTACCCCCGGCTTTCCAGCCTGACGCTGAGCCGGTCGGGCCGGCACCTGAGCACCACAATGCGGTCAACGGCGAGGAGATGGACGAGGTGTCCCTCGATGAACGGGGCGGTCGGTGTATACCTGTCAGCCCAGGCATCGGCGTCGACGATCCGGGCATCACGTTCCTCGTCCCTGCCGGTGAGGAACGGCTCCATCGTATCGTTCTGCCGGATCACCTGATACCCGCGGCTCTGCAGCACCCCACTGACCACACTCTTCCCCGTTCCCGGGGTCCCGGTGATTCCACAGGTCATATTCTGTTGATCTCTTCGATAAAACGTTCGTTCTCCCATGCATCCCCGATCGAGACCCGGACATAGTGGTCGCCGAGGCCGGGGAACGACCGGCACGACCGGATCAGTACTCCCCTGCCTGCCAGGGTGGCAACGACATCGTC is part of the Methanosphaerula palustris E1-9c genome and encodes:
- a CDS encoding PrsW family glutamic-type intramembrane protease; the encoded protein is MEIILVAAYLLPILFLIAFIGYRGKKFMIYLLWGIVATIPVNLLFPIFSPAFPTLPYSLTVSPLVEEFFKALPIIIPVIMGVKNSDEDLLTYAMAAGIGFSIIETWTVIDPSALQLTLVPVLSILARSFSTSLMHGCTCGIIGYGIVLIKNFDRGALPILLFGFYTLAVTIHAIFNLLSEHYQLIGTIIDLIFPVVLFFFLLTCYHVNLPILFKKTDSL
- a CDS encoding ArsR/SmtB family transcription factor, which encodes MDEVRDGGGIVQRRSGFSFGTGRYADGTDEFSAIDEPADMTEKVIFLEPGEERAQNIVKAMAHQNAGDVVQLLSLEGPLRLSIIAERLDISLNTAKYHIENLMNAGILEISDTRYSVKGKKVKIYRLKNQVFIVAPKMTCLAEVRRALTKYCTALGIFISVFGVALVQPFVDLPAVPLQLSGSIQPGSTVPTAVLTDSGIIPALIIAAAVTLLLLVIYEMHTTWKNRQSCV
- a CDS encoding CDP-alcohol phosphatidyltransferase family protein, which translates into the protein MTLDSYRPHVARFFPPFVALAQRLHLTPNALTILSFFAAGGAGVAFYKGSLGLGVVMVALNAVFDALDGAVARAGSLQSKKGDFLDHAVDRYADIFIITGIFAGGAVSWQIGVFALTGVLMSSYLGTQAQAVGVGRYYGGLLGRADRLVLVILAGILGMIFPGQYFGLTQLGWVLGLFGVLGHYTAYQRFRFVWKQL
- a CDS encoding adenylate kinase family protein, with the translated sequence MTCGITGTPGTGKSVVSGVLQSRGYQVIRQNDTMEPFLTGRDEERDARIVDADAWADRYTPTAPFIEGHLVHLLAVDRIVVLRCRPDRLSVRLESRGYSAEKIRENCEAEAMDLILSEAYDIHGEENLLEIDTTDRSPEDCADLIEGFVNGTVPPSCGSIDWSTMLGDLL